The DNA sequence TATGAAACCATGGCAATGTACAACTATGTGAAAGCAAATGAATATGACAAAGCCGTAGCCATCTACAGATGGTTTATGCCATTGCTGGAACTCGATATCCACCCAAAACTTATTCAGTATATCAAACTGGCTGCTACAGCAGAAGGAATAAGCAATCCGTATGTAAGAGCTCCACGTCTGGAACTTCATGGAGAGGAAGCTGAAAGAATTCAAAAGATTATTGAAGAAGGCAGAGTGAATCGTCCGAAACTACTAACTCCGGAAATACAGATATGATAGAAGAAACATCACCACAAAATATTGATAGAAGAATTCAGATGGCGGTAGAAGCTTATCAGTTCCTGAAGAATACCACTGTAAAAGAACGGGCTGCCTTCATGAACACCGTTGCCGATCAAATTGAAGCACTGGGAGAAGAACTTTTGACAACGGCTCATACTGAAACATCACTGCCTTTAGCCAGACTTACTGGTGAAAAAGCAAGAACAACAGGACAATGGAGAAGCTATGCCAAAGCGGTAGCCACCGGAATATATACAGAACCAAGAATTAATCTTGCCCAATCTGACAAACAAAAAGGAGACATCCGAAAATACAATGTGGGTATAGGACCTGTAGTTGTTTTCGGAGCAAGTAATTTCCCGTTTGCTTTTTCTACAGCAGGCGGTGATACGGCAAGTGCTATTGGAGCAGGTTGTCCTGTTATTGTAAAAGCTCATCCGGCTCACCCTAAAACCTCTCAGCTCATGGCTGATGCTATAACAGCAGCCGTGAAAGAATGTGGCTGGCCTGAAGGAATCTTCAGCCATATTACCGGAATATCCCATGACATCGGGGCTTATTTAGTTAAGCATAAAGAGATCAGAGCTGTTGCATTTACCGGTTCATTTGCCGGAGGAAAAGCGTTGTTCGATATGGCGAGTCACCGTGAAGATCCTATTCCTGTTTTCGCAGAAATGGGCAGTATCAATCCAATATTTGCCCTGCCGGATTTGCTTGAAAACAGAGCAGAAGCATTCGCTAAAGAATATCTTTCATCCTTAACATTAGGAGTGGGGCAATTCTGTACCAATCCGGGAGTATGTATTGCTCTTAAAGGAGAATCTCTGGACCGTTTTATCATTACCCTGAAAAATGAAATTCAGACAGCCATTCCCGCAAAGATGCTTCACAGAGGAATTTATGAAAGTTTTGAAAAACATAAGACCTTTGCAGCAGAACAGCCTGAAGTACAAATTATTGCAACAGCAGATACAGAAATTAATGAAGGGTACGGACGTGCTATGGTGATAGAAACCAACGCCAAAAACTTCATGAAAAATCCTGTACTAAGTGAAGAGGTTTTCGGACCTTTTGGTATCATTGTAACTTGCGAAACCCAGGAAGAGATGACGGAAATCGCTAAACAACTGAAAGGACAGTTAACAATTACCGTAGCAGCTACCGATGAAGATGCCCGTAATCATTTTATGCTTATTAATCTTCTGAAGGATAAATGTGGAAGGTTACTCTTCAACGGAATGCCTACAGGAGTAGAAGTTGTTTATGCCATGCAACACGGAGGCCCTTTTCCTTCCACTACTGATTCCCGTTTTACCTCCGTAGGACCGGATGCTGTAAAGAGGTTTATCCGTCCTATTTCTTTCCAAAACTGGCCGGATGAATTTTTGCCCGAAGAACTGAGGAATGAAAATCCGTTACAGATCAGCAGAATAGTCGATGGAGAAGTCAATTCAGAATCATTAAAATTACAAACCACATGAACAGAACATTTTTTTGTATAGATTCACATACCTGTGGATGTCCCGTACGTCTTGTTGCAGGAGGAGGTCCTATTCTAAAAGGAAAATCCATGATGGAACGTCGCCTTCATTTTATGAAAGAATACGACTGGATCCGGAAAGGGCTCATGTTTGAACCCCGTGGCCATGATATGATGAGTGGAAGTATTTTGTATCCGCCTTTTGACGAAGAAAACGATATCGGAGTTTTATATATTGAAACCAGCGGATGTCTTCCCATGTGCGGACACGGAACGATAGGCACAGTAACCATTGCCATAGAAGAAGGTTTGATTTTTCCTAAAATTCCCGGCAAGCTGCGCCTGGAAACACCGGCAGGACTTATTCTTATTGATTATATACAGGAAGGCAAAAAAGTAATCTCTGTAAAACTGACCAATGTAAAATCCTTTCTGTATGCTGAAAATCTGGAAGTTGATTGTCCGGATCTCGGAGTAATAAAAGCGGATGTAGCTTATGGAGGAAACTTTTATGCGATTATAGATCCTCAGGAAAATTTCAGCGATATTTCCGATTTTACAGCCAGCCAACTTATTCATTATGGAAAGATGATCAGAAAATTACTCAATGACAAGTATGAATTTATTCATCCTGAAAATGAACACATTACCGGATTAAGCCATATTCAATGGACAGGCAATCCTACAGATCCTGAAGCAAGCGGGCGAAATGCTGTTTTAGTGGGAGAGAATGCTTTGGACCGTTCACCATGCGGAACAGGTACCTCTGCAAGAATGGCTCAATGGTATGCTAAAGGAAAATTAAAAGAAGACGAAGAGTTTATCCATGAAAGCTATATCGGATCCCAGTTTATCGGGAGAATTGAAGGAACGGCTACTGTTGGCGGTAAACCGGCAATTATCCCTTCAGTAGAAGGCTGGGCAAGAATCACCGGTTATAATCATATTATTATTGATGATGAAGATCCTTATTGGCAGGGATTTCAGGTTATGTAAACACACATATGACACAGAATAAAGGAAAAGCACTCATTATTGGTGCAGGAATAGCAGGATTGAGCTCCGCCTATTACCTTTTAGAGAAAGGCTGGAGTGTAGAAATTCTGGAGCAGAACGATCTTACCAACAATTGTTCTTATGGCAATGCAGGAATGATTGTACCCAGCCACTTTACTCCGTTAGCAGCACCAGGTGTTGTGGCACAAGGAATCCGCTGGATGTTTGATAGCAAAAGTCCGTTTTATGTAAGGCCTTCATTGAATTCTGATCTTTTTTCCTGGGGGATAAAATTCTTAAAACACTCCAACCAAAAGCATGTGGACCGCTCAGCAACAGCCATCAGAGACCTTAATCTGGCGAGCAGCATCCTCTACAACGAGATTGCCTCAAAGAATGAATTTGATTTTGAGCTTAATCAGAATGGCATTTTAATGCTTTATAAAACAGAGAAAGTTGCAGAAGAAGAGATAGAGCTTGCTCACAAAGCAACCAGGATGGGATTACCCGTTGATATTCTGGATAAAAAAGATATTCAGGAACTTGAACCCAATGTTCAATTGGATGTTATCGGAGGGGTCAATTACAAATGTGATGGCCACATGAATCCCATGAAACTGATGAAGCAGATGATCTCTTATCTTAAAAATAAGGGCGTCATTTTTCATACTCATCATAAAGTAACAGGTTTTGAAACATCAGGAAGCATGATTAAAGCCATCATTGCCAATGATAAAAAGTTTACAGCAGACCGTTTCTTCATGACCGGAGGCTCATTTCTCCCTGAACTGGCTCAGAAGGCAGGAATCAAAATTCAGTTAATGCCAGGAAAAGGATATTCTTTCATGCATACCCCTGAAAATCCGGTCAATACCCTAAACCATGCTGCTTTATTACTGGAAGCAAGAGTGGCTGTAACTCCTATGAATGGGCAGATCCGTTTCGGTGGAACGATGGAACTGGCTTCCCATCATGATAAAATTAACATGAAAAGAGTAGAAGGTATCGTCCGGTCTATTCCTCAATATTTACCTGACTTTCAGATTGAAAAACCCAAAGAATCTGAAATCTGGTTCGGCTACAGACCCTGTGCTCCGGATGGGCTGCCTTATCTGGGACAGTCTTCCAAACTCAAAAACCTGATTATTGCAGGCGGCGGTGGTATGATGGGTTTAAGTTTAGGACCCATCTTTGGAAAAACAGTGTCAGAACTTGCCAATGACCAAAAGCCAACGGTTGAGATAAAGATATTCAACCCTGAAAGATTTAATTAAAAAACATCACATAAAACACAAAATTAAGCCAAAAACAATTTGATTATTCAAATAATTTATTAACAACCAAATCCAAAATTTATGAAAAAATTTAAATTACTAGTACTTGTTTCCCTGTTTCCAATAATAGGTTTTGCGCAAGAAAACAGACCTCGTGAGTGTAAAGCAGATGAAATGATGAAAAAACATTTTGAACTGCACCCTAAATCTAAGGCTGAATATGAAAATTTTGAGAAATACACCCAAGATTTCGTAAGAAAAATGGGATCAGACAAAAATTCATCGAATAATAGGATCAACAATCCAACCTACATCATCCCTGTGGTTTTTCATGTGTATGGAGAATCTCAGAGTAATGTAAAAGTAAATTACCAAAAAGTAGTTGATTTACTGGAACAAATCAACTTAAATTTCAATGGAATTAACACGGATTCAAATACTGTGGATCCTGATTTCCAATCTATCAGATCAGCATTAAGTATTGAATTCCGATTAGCTAAAATTGATCCAACCGGAAAAGCAACAAGCGGAGTGGTATTTCACCCTTTCAAAGGGGGATATGGCAACGGAGGTGGATATGATGCACAAATTGGCACAGATGCATGGGATAATATAAAGTATATGAATGTGTATATTCAAAATGACCTATATGCTAATAAAGATTTATATCAATCAGGAGTTGCCTGGTATCCGGATTCATACATGACTTCAGTAAATACAGCCAGAGTTGTTTATAATGGACGTTATATATTTAATGCTGCAGGAACAGTGGCTTCAAACGAGTTTTCTGATACATTTACTCATGAATTCGGGCATTGGTTAAATCTTCAACACACATTTAACGTTCCATGTTCAACTGCAAACCCCACTAATGATGGTGATGGAGTTGCTGACACCCCTGTAGAAAATACTTCTTCCGGATTAGGATGTTCAGCTGGAAACAATTGTCTTGGACAAAAAGTAAACGTTGAAAACTATATGGGATACAATGGTTCTTCCGGTTGTTATAAAATGTTTACCAATGGACAGGTTAACAGAATGCTGGCTGCATTAAACCATCCTTCGCGAATGAATTTATGGCAGCCTGCCAACTTAGCCGCAACCGGAGTTGCCAATACTCCACCTAGATTAACCCTTAGCAACAGTACATTTACAGAGAACTTAAACAATAATGGAGCGGTGTCATTAGATGGAACAGTAGCATCTGCCCCTACATCAACGATTACGCTAAAAGGAGCAACATTTGCCGTACCCAATGGAACAAATCTTACTGCAGGAACACATTTCACTTCTTCATTACCAGCAGGATTAACAGCAGCTATAGCGGTTACAAGCCCTACTACTGCTACACTTACCATAAATGGTGCGGCAACCAGTCATCCTAAAAGTCAGGTCCTGAATTCATCAATTACGTTCCTGAATCCGGCTATAACAGGAGGCATAACTTCATTAGGATCGACGACAGCTCTGGCATTAACTTTTTCTTACAAAGATCCCTATAAAATAGTTACAGGAACTCCTCTGGAAAGTTATGCCAACCCAACACCAACAACAGTAACCACCAACTCCGGGGCAACTTGGAAATATTTTATCATTAACCCGGAGCTTAGTGATGATGCAGGGTATGGCGCCTGGTACTATGGAGCCAATCAATTAAAATTGGAAACTTATTGGAAAGGATTAGTTTGCCAAACAGGAACACGAAATATCAGTTTAATTCCGGCTTGCACCACTATAACTAATGCAAATAATATAGGTTACCCAATTGGTACTCCCGGACAACTTGACGTGTACACTCCTACATACACTAACTGGTCTGGCCAAACCGCTTATGTTGGTTTTAGAAACCAATTCGAGGGCTATAATATTAACGGCTATTTCAAACTAACTGTTGGGGCCAATGGTTCAGGTTATTCTGTCAGTGAGTTTAGATACAATACACAGCCAAATGGCAGTATTACAACCCCTTGTGCATTATCATTATCCACTACAGACGTTGATACAGCAAACTCAGAAACTTCTATCTATCCAAATCCGGTTTCTGATGTATTAAATATTAAAACAAAAGGGAACATCAAATCAATTTCTGTTTATGATATGTTTGGAAGAAAAATGAATGCTAAAGTTACGGGGGATAAAGTTGATGTTAAACACTTCCTAAGCGGAACTTATTTAATTGATATTGAAACTTCTTTAGGGAAATCTTCACAAAAATTCATTAAAAAATAGGATCAAACGCTAAGAAACGAACAAGCTGTATTCTTGATATAAACTTTTTAAATAACAAAACACTTTTCTCAGAAATATGAATAATAGCTTAGTATTCATATGCAGTTGATTGGGCTTCATTGTAAGCCCAATTTTTTATTATATAGGTTCAGTTTCTGGTTTATTTGTGTACTTTTATTCTGTAATTACAATTCCAATGCATTATAAAAACGACACCATCATCATCCGCGAATTTACACCTGAAGAATTTCCTTTGTTTTCCACTCTTTTTGAAAATGAGAATGTTACCCGCTATCTGCCTTATAAAACTCCTGAAGAATATAAAGAAATGTTCGACAAAGCAGTGGCAGATTATGAAACAGGACCCTTCAGCAGATGGGGAATATTCAACACTCAGAATAATGATTTTGTAGGAATGTGCCTGGCCAGAATCTTCCTTGATAATCCGAACCAGCTGGAAATAGGATATACTTTAGGAGAAAATTACTGGGGAAAAGGTCTTGGAACTGAGGTTTGTAAAGCGCTTGTTGAGTATTGTTTATCATTAAATCATCACAAAGATATCGTTGCTGTAACCGATCTTGATAATATAGGTTCTCAGAAAGTTCTTCTGAACAACAAGTTTAAAAGAATTGAAAACCTAAAACGGGAAGATAGAGAACTGGCTTACTTTATATTACAGAAATAGTAACAGATCCTGATCCTTAGAACCGGAGGTCCGCAAATTCCCCTCCTTTGGAGGGGTGGCGAAAATTCAAAGAATTTTTGACGGGGTGGTTTTCAACTTTCACTATTAACATCCCTTTTGTAAGTGAGCTACATCAAAGCCTTCCACGGAAAACATTTCATTTATCAGATATTTATCATAACTTGCAGAAATTATGATGTCAAAACGTTGCAAATACGCGCTTAAAGCAATGGTCAGATTAGCAAGGAATTATAACCAGGGCTTTCTGCCAACCTCTGTTATTGCACAAGATGAGAACATCCCGAAAAAATTTCTTGAACAAATCCTTCTTGAACTTAAAAGAGCCAAACTTGTCAACAGCAAACAGGGCAAAGTAGGAGGGTACTATTTACTGAAATCACCCGATGAAGTTTCACTAGCAGACATTTACCGCATTTTTGACGGCCCAATTGCATTAACTCCATGTGTCTCTTTAAACTTTTACGAAGCTTGTGATGATTGTGTAGATGAAGCAGTCTGTTACCTCAGAAAAGAATTAATGATCGTTCGTGAAAAGACCAGAACAAGCATGATGGAGGCTACTCTGACTAAGTTTATTACTCAAGAATAAATTTTTTTTATTTAAATCCTACTATTTTGATAGGAGTTATAGAATTTTGTATATATTTGCAGGACTTAAATCTCAATTCAAAATGGAAAACAGTCTGAAAAATGAATACGAAAACCTTTTGAGAGAGGCTGCTGAAGCTTCTTTTCAAACTAATGGACTGCAAATACTGGCTGAAAGATTTCCGGATAAAGTGATCTTTTCAACCAGCTTCAGTTACGAAGATCAGGTGATCACTCATCTGATAAAAGATTTAAATATTGAAATTTTTACCCTGGATACAGGAAGGCTTTTTGAGCAGACCTACGAAACCTGGACTTCCACAAAAGCTTTCTTCAAAAAGAACATCAAAGCCTATTATCCGGATATGGAAGAGCTCAGAGAGTTTGTAACTGAAAACGGGCCTGATTCTTTTTATCAGTCTGTTGAAAAAAGGAAAGCGTGCTGTAACATCCGTAAGGTTCATCCATTAAGAAAAGCACTGAAAGGTTATAAAGTATGGATTACCGGTCTTAGATCCGAACATTCCCCAAACCGGCAGAATATGCCCCAGCTGGAATGGGATCAGGATAATAAGATCATAAAATTCCATCCCATCCTTCACTGGACAACAGAACAGGTGACAGAATACGTGAAAAATCATCATTTACCCTACAATCACCTTCACAAGAAAGGATTTGTAAGCATAGGATGTGAACCCTGTACCAGGGCGATTAAAGAAGGGGAAGATTTCAGGGCAGGGCGATGGTGGTGGGAAGATGCCAACAAAAAAGAATGCGGTCTGCATATTCATCAATAAAAAAGAAAAACATGTCAATACAGCAGTTAAACTATTTAGATCAGTTAGAAGCCGAATCTATTTATATATTAAGAGAAGTAGCAGGCCAATTTGAACGTCCGGCTTTATTATTCAGTGGAGGGAAAGACAGTATTGTACTGGCTCACCTGGCAAGGAAAGCATTTTTTCACGGGAAAATCCCTTTCACATTTGTTCATGTGGACACAGGGCACAACTTTCCGGAGGTGTTGGATTTCCGTGATCAGCTGGTAAAGCAGTTAGATGTTAATCTTGCTGTGAGAAAAGTGGAAGACACTATCAAAAGTAAAAAACTCACCGAGGCTAAAGGTAAATTTCCAAGCAGAAACTGGCTGCAAACCTATACACTTCTTGATACCATTGAAGAATTTGAATTTGATGCCTGTATCGGAGGAGCCAGAAGAGACGAAGAAAAAGCCCGCGCCAAGGAAAGAATATTTTCAGTTCGTGATGAATTCGGACAATGGGATCCCAAACTTCAGCGTCCTGAGTTGTGGAATATCTTTAACGGAAAAATCCACAAAGGAGAAAATGTAAGAGTTTTCCCTATCAGCAACTGGACAGAACTTGATATCTGGAATTATATCCGAAGAGAAAAAATTGAACTTCCTTCTATTTATTTCTCGCATGAAAGGGAAGTGGTAGATTTTAACGGCCAGTGGCTTGCCAATTCTTCACATGTTGTATTAGAACCTGAAGATATCATCACTACCAAAAAAATACGCTACCGTACCGTAGGAGACATGACCTGTACCGCAGCAGTAGAATCCAATGCAGTGACAATAGATGCCGTAATTGAAGAAATTGTAGCGACCAGAATTTCAGAACGTGGGGAAACAAGAATTGACGACAGAGTGACAGAAGCCGCTATGGAGGACAGAAAAAAAGGAGGCTACTTTTAGATAAGCAATCAGCAATGAGTAATAAGTAATAGAACAGACAACTTTACTCCTTAACGACAGAACATTACTCATTGCCCCATTACTCATTATTTATAATTAAAATCGGATGGATATATTAAGATTTATAACAGCAGGAAGCGTAGATGACGGAAAAAGTACCCTTATCGGCAGACTGCTTTACGATAGCAAAAGTATTTTGCAGGACCAGTTGGAAGTTCTTGAAAAACATTCCAAAAATAAAAATGAAGATGGGGTAGACCTTGCCCTTTTAACGGATGGTCTTCGCGCAGAAAGAGAACAGGGAATCACCATTGATGTTGCCTACCGTTATTTTTCAACAGCAAAAAGAAAATTTATCATCGCTGATGCACCCGGCCACGTGCAGTATACGCGTAATATGATTACCGGAGCATCAAACTCTGATCTGATGGTTATCCTGATCGATGCAAGAAAAGGAGTGATTGAACAGACCAAAAGACATTCTATCATCGCTTCTTTATTACAATTAAAGAAAGTGGCTGTAGCCATCAATAAAATGGATATGGTAGATTATTCGGAAGAAGTTTTTGAATCCATTAAATCTGAATATTCAAAAATTGCAGAAAATCTGGGATTAAACGATGTCACTTATTTCCCCATTTCAGCATTGAAAGGAGATAATATCGTTTCAAAATCCTCCAGAACAGATTGGTACAAAGGAAATTCACTTCTTGAATATCTTGAAGAAGTAACCCTGAATGAAGAAAAAAACAATGGAAACCGTTTTCAGGTTCAGTATGTTATTCGTCCTCAGACCGAAGAACTGCACGATTACAGAGGATACGCCGGACAAATATTAAGTGGAAAATTCACAAAAGGAGACAAAATCCATATTCTTCCGGCAGATCTCACCACTGAAATTACTAAAATTGAGATCAATGGTATTGAAAAAGAAGAAGCTTTTGAAGGGCAGCCTGCAGTGATCCATCTTGCTCATGATGTAGATGTCAGCAGAGGAGATATTTTTGTCACGGCAGAACAGATTCCAGCTGTTGAAAAAGACCTTCAGGTTTTGTTATGCTGGCTTGATCAGAAACCGTTACAGCCAGGGAATAAATACCTTCTGCAGCAGAATAGCAGACTTGTGAAAGCAATTGTTAAAGAGGTAGATTACAAGATCAATGTTAACACCCTGATCCATGAACAGGCAGACAGCGAAATTAAACTGAATGAAATTGTAAAAGTTACCCTGCGAACGGCACAGCCTTTGGTCTATGACAGCTTTACCCATAATAAAACAACGGGTTCTGCCATTTTGGTGGATGAAACGTCCAATTCAACGGTAGCAGCCTGTATAATTCAATAAAAAAATGGCAATTTCCGATCAATTAACGCAAAGAATTCATCAGACCAAACAAAATAGTAATCATGGATTCTTTGATAAAATAAAGACCAAAAGATGGGTTAAGGATTTGTATGAAACACTTTTCCTTCCTCAGAATGATAATACTGAAGATCAGCTGAAAAGAAGTTTTGAAGCGCTGCGGGAAACTCTTTCAGAACAGATCAATACCGTAACAGGTGATCAGGACAGTACTGACAAACAGGTGAATCAGTTTTTTGAATCCCTGCCTGACCTTTATGATCAGTTGGTACTGGATGCAAAATCTATTGTAGAATTTGATCCTGCGGCCGATTCTCTGGAAGAGGTCTATCTGGCATATCCCGGCTTTTTTGCTACTTATGTCTATCGTATTTCGCACCAGTTATGGAGTCAGAAAGTGAAAATAGTACCACGCGTCATTTCAGAGTATGCCCACAGCAAAACAGGAATTGATATTCACCCGGGAGCCACCATTGGAAAATCTTTTTTTATTGACCATGGGACAGGAATTGTAATCGGGGAGACAACGGTCATCGGGAATAATGTAAAAATCTATCAGGGAGTGACCCTAGGAGCCTTGAATGTTTCCAAAGAAAAAGCCCATCAGAAAAGGCATCCTAATATTGAAGATGATGTGATTATCTATTCTGGAGCAACCATTTTGGGTGGTGAAACTACCATAGGCAGAGAAAGCATTATCGGAGGAAATGTCTGGATAACACAGGATGTTCCAGCCAATTCATTGGTTTACCATAAAAGTGAAATAAAAATAAAGGATAATACTTCATTACCGGAATCATTAACCTTTGTCATTTAAAAAAACAAAAAAATAAAGATATGAGATTTCAGAACGCATTAGAAACGATTGGAAATACTCCCGTCGTAAAAATTAATAAATTATTCAATTCAGATCACGAAATCTGGATTAAACTTGAAAAAAGCAACCCTGGCGGAAGCATCAAAGACAGAATTGGCCTAGCCATGATTGAAGATGCAGAAGCAAAAGGATTATTAAATAAAGACAGCACTATCATAGAACCTACCAGCGGAAATACAGGAATAGGTCTTGCATTGGTGGCGGCAGTAAAAGGATATAAACTGATTCTTGTAATGCCCGAAAGCATGAGTATAGAACGCCGTAAAATTATGGAAGCTTACGGTGCCGAATTTGTGCTTACTCCACGAGAAAAAGGAATGAAGGGTGCTATCGAGAAAGCTAATGAATTGGCCGAAGAAACACCCAATTCATGGATTCCAAGACAGTTTGATAACCCTGCCAATGTAAAAGTTCATGTTGAGACGACTGCTCAGGAAATTTTAAAAGACTTCCCGGATGGGCTCGACTATATCATTACCGGAGTAGGAACCGGAGGACATATCACCGGAATTGCAAAAACCGTCAAAGAAAAATATCCTAACGTAAAAGTATTCGCCGTAGAACCGGAATTATCTCCTGTTTTAAGCGGAGGAAGTCCTGCGCCACATCCATTACAGGGATTAGG is a window from the Chryseobacterium indologenes genome containing:
- a CDS encoding aldehyde dehydrogenase (NADP(+)) — translated: MIEETSPQNIDRRIQMAVEAYQFLKNTTVKERAAFMNTVADQIEALGEELLTTAHTETSLPLARLTGEKARTTGQWRSYAKAVATGIYTEPRINLAQSDKQKGDIRKYNVGIGPVVVFGASNFPFAFSTAGGDTASAIGAGCPVIVKAHPAHPKTSQLMADAITAAVKECGWPEGIFSHITGISHDIGAYLVKHKEIRAVAFTGSFAGGKALFDMASHREDPIPVFAEMGSINPIFALPDLLENRAEAFAKEYLSSLTLGVGQFCTNPGVCIALKGESLDRFIITLKNEIQTAIPAKMLHRGIYESFEKHKTFAAEQPEVQIIATADTEINEGYGRAMVIETNAKNFMKNPVLSEEVFGPFGIIVTCETQEEMTEIAKQLKGQLTITVAATDEDARNHFMLINLLKDKCGRLLFNGMPTGVEVVYAMQHGGPFPSTTDSRFTSVGPDAVKRFIRPISFQNWPDEFLPEELRNENPLQISRIVDGEVNSESLKLQTT
- a CDS encoding 4-hydroxyproline epimerase — protein: MNRTFFCIDSHTCGCPVRLVAGGGPILKGKSMMERRLHFMKEYDWIRKGLMFEPRGHDMMSGSILYPPFDEENDIGVLYIETSGCLPMCGHGTIGTVTIAIEEGLIFPKIPGKLRLETPAGLILIDYIQEGKKVISVKLTNVKSFLYAENLEVDCPDLGVIKADVAYGGNFYAIIDPQENFSDISDFTASQLIHYGKMIRKLLNDKYEFIHPENEHITGLSHIQWTGNPTDPEASGRNAVLVGENALDRSPCGTGTSARMAQWYAKGKLKEDEEFIHESYIGSQFIGRIEGTATVGGKPAIIPSVEGWARITGYNHIIIDDEDPYWQGFQVM
- a CDS encoding NAD(P)/FAD-dependent oxidoreductase — protein: MTQNKGKALIIGAGIAGLSSAYYLLEKGWSVEILEQNDLTNNCSYGNAGMIVPSHFTPLAAPGVVAQGIRWMFDSKSPFYVRPSLNSDLFSWGIKFLKHSNQKHVDRSATAIRDLNLASSILYNEIASKNEFDFELNQNGILMLYKTEKVAEEEIELAHKATRMGLPVDILDKKDIQELEPNVQLDVIGGVNYKCDGHMNPMKLMKQMISYLKNKGVIFHTHHKVTGFETSGSMIKAIIANDKKFTADRFFMTGGSFLPELAQKAGIKIQLMPGKGYSFMHTPENPVNTLNHAALLLEARVAVTPMNGQIRFGGTMELASHHDKINMKRVEGIVRSIPQYLPDFQIEKPKESEIWFGYRPCAPDGLPYLGQSSKLKNLIIAGGGGMMGLSLGPIFGKTVSELANDQKPTVEIKIFNPERFN
- a CDS encoding M43 family zinc metalloprotease; protein product: MKKFKLLVLVSLFPIIGFAQENRPRECKADEMMKKHFELHPKSKAEYENFEKYTQDFVRKMGSDKNSSNNRINNPTYIIPVVFHVYGESQSNVKVNYQKVVDLLEQINLNFNGINTDSNTVDPDFQSIRSALSIEFRLAKIDPTGKATSGVVFHPFKGGYGNGGGYDAQIGTDAWDNIKYMNVYIQNDLYANKDLYQSGVAWYPDSYMTSVNTARVVYNGRYIFNAAGTVASNEFSDTFTHEFGHWLNLQHTFNVPCSTANPTNDGDGVADTPVENTSSGLGCSAGNNCLGQKVNVENYMGYNGSSGCYKMFTNGQVNRMLAALNHPSRMNLWQPANLAATGVANTPPRLTLSNSTFTENLNNNGAVSLDGTVASAPTSTITLKGATFAVPNGTNLTAGTHFTSSLPAGLTAAIAVTSPTTATLTINGAATSHPKSQVLNSSITFLNPAITGGITSLGSTTALALTFSYKDPYKIVTGTPLESYANPTPTTVTTNSGATWKYFIINPELSDDAGYGAWYYGANQLKLETYWKGLVCQTGTRNISLIPACTTITNANNIGYPIGTPGQLDVYTPTYTNWSGQTAYVGFRNQFEGYNINGYFKLTVGANGSGYSVSEFRYNTQPNGSITTPCALSLSTTDVDTANSETSIYPNPVSDVLNIKTKGNIKSISVYDMFGRKMNAKVTGDKVDVKHFLSGTYLIDIETSLGKSSQKFIKK
- a CDS encoding GNAT family N-acetyltransferase — encoded protein: MHYKNDTIIIREFTPEEFPLFSTLFENENVTRYLPYKTPEEYKEMFDKAVADYETGPFSRWGIFNTQNNDFVGMCLARIFLDNPNQLEIGYTLGENYWGKGLGTEVCKALVEYCLSLNHHKDIVAVTDLDNIGSQKVLLNNKFKRIENLKREDRELAYFILQK
- a CDS encoding RrF2 family transcriptional regulator produces the protein MVRLARNYNQGFLPTSVIAQDENIPKKFLEQILLELKRAKLVNSKQGKVGGYYLLKSPDEVSLADIYRIFDGPIALTPCVSLNFYEACDDCVDEAVCYLRKELMIVREKTRTSMMEATLTKFITQE
- a CDS encoding phosphoadenylyl-sulfate reductase; translated protein: MENSLKNEYENLLREAAEASFQTNGLQILAERFPDKVIFSTSFSYEDQVITHLIKDLNIEIFTLDTGRLFEQTYETWTSTKAFFKKNIKAYYPDMEELREFVTENGPDSFYQSVEKRKACCNIRKVHPLRKALKGYKVWITGLRSEHSPNRQNMPQLEWDQDNKIIKFHPILHWTTEQVTEYVKNHHLPYNHLHKKGFVSIGCEPCTRAIKEGEDFRAGRWWWEDANKKECGLHIHQ
- the cysD gene encoding sulfate adenylyltransferase subunit CysD, with amino-acid sequence MSIQQLNYLDQLEAESIYILREVAGQFERPALLFSGGKDSIVLAHLARKAFFHGKIPFTFVHVDTGHNFPEVLDFRDQLVKQLDVNLAVRKVEDTIKSKKLTEAKGKFPSRNWLQTYTLLDTIEEFEFDACIGGARRDEEKARAKERIFSVRDEFGQWDPKLQRPELWNIFNGKIHKGENVRVFPISNWTELDIWNYIRREKIELPSIYFSHEREVVDFNGQWLANSSHVVLEPEDIITTKKIRYRTVGDMTCTAAVESNAVTIDAVIEEIVATRISERGETRIDDRVTEAAMEDRKKGGYF
- a CDS encoding sulfate adenylyltransferase subunit 1, yielding MDILRFITAGSVDDGKSTLIGRLLYDSKSILQDQLEVLEKHSKNKNEDGVDLALLTDGLRAEREQGITIDVAYRYFSTAKRKFIIADAPGHVQYTRNMITGASNSDLMVILIDARKGVIEQTKRHSIIASLLQLKKVAVAINKMDMVDYSEEVFESIKSEYSKIAENLGLNDVTYFPISALKGDNIVSKSSRTDWYKGNSLLEYLEEVTLNEEKNNGNRFQVQYVIRPQTEELHDYRGYAGQILSGKFTKGDKIHILPADLTTEITKIEINGIEKEEAFEGQPAVIHLAHDVDVSRGDIFVTAEQIPAVEKDLQVLLCWLDQKPLQPGNKYLLQQNSRLVKAIVKEVDYKINVNTLIHEQADSEIKLNEIVKVTLRTAQPLVYDSFTHNKTTGSAILVDETSNSTVAACIIQ